A stretch of the Mycobacterium sp. ITM-2016-00317 genome encodes the following:
- a CDS encoding sigma-70 family RNA polymerase sigma factor produces the protein MDDPDAAMMRALYDEHAAALWRYALRLTGDRSRAEDVVQETLLRAWRHPEVTADADRSARAWLFTVARNMIIDEHRSARSRHETGVPDTEDVADRASPDETDSTVNRMLLSAALSRLSDEHRAVVRRAYYQGWTTGQIAADLHIPEGTVKSRLHYAVRALRLGLQEMGVTR, from the coding sequence ATGGACGATCCGGACGCGGCGATGATGCGGGCGCTCTACGACGAGCATGCCGCGGCGCTGTGGCGGTACGCGCTCCGTCTCACCGGTGACCGGTCCAGGGCCGAAGACGTCGTCCAGGAGACCCTGCTGCGCGCCTGGCGGCACCCCGAGGTCACCGCCGACGCGGACAGGTCCGCGCGGGCCTGGCTGTTCACCGTCGCGCGCAACATGATCATCGACGAACATCGCAGCGCCCGGTCCCGGCACGAGACCGGCGTCCCCGACACCGAGGACGTCGCCGACCGGGCCTCGCCCGACGAGACGGACTCCACGGTGAACCGGATGCTGCTGAGCGCCGCGCTGAGCCGGCTGTCCGACGAGCATCGGGCCGTCGTGCGGCGGGCCTACTACCAGGGCTGGACCACTGGACAGATCGCCGCCGACCTGCACATCCCGGAAGGGACCGTGAAGTCCCGGCTGCACTACGCAGTCCGTGCGCTGCGCCTCGGACTGCAGGAGATGGGGGTGACGCGATGA
- a CDS encoding class I SAM-dependent methyltransferase — protein sequence MARTEGDTWDLASSVGATATSVAANRAFASRGPDPLLQDPYADLLVEAVGLPHFIRVARGEIDFDDDPLFGARQMLEQITVRTRFFDDFFTEAAADGIRQVVILASGLDTRAYRLDWPAGTVVYEIDQPAVIEFKTTVLAEAGVAPAAERSTVAVDLRDDWPAALRAAGFDPAQPTAWIAEGLLIYLPPDAQDRLLDHITELSVPGSRLATEHMDAKALTGDWAKQMSARARRHGSDVDVSELFYNGPRTSAADHLAAQGWQTTVLSSNDAYRLQGFGPLPEHLVSMIGDSGYLTARLPQ from the coding sequence GTGGCGCGTACCGAGGGCGACACCTGGGACCTGGCCTCCAGCGTCGGGGCCACCGCGACGTCGGTGGCGGCCAACCGCGCGTTCGCCAGCCGCGGACCCGACCCGCTGCTGCAGGACCCGTATGCCGACCTGCTGGTCGAGGCGGTCGGGTTGCCGCACTTCATCCGGGTGGCCCGCGGCGAGATCGACTTCGACGACGACCCGCTGTTCGGCGCCCGCCAGATGCTGGAGCAGATCACGGTCCGCACCCGCTTCTTCGACGACTTCTTCACCGAGGCCGCCGCCGACGGGATCCGGCAGGTGGTGATCCTGGCCTCCGGCCTCGACACCCGTGCCTACCGGCTGGACTGGCCCGCTGGCACGGTGGTCTACGAGATCGATCAGCCTGCGGTCATCGAGTTCAAGACCACGGTGCTGGCCGAGGCCGGGGTCGCCCCGGCCGCCGAGCGCAGTACCGTCGCGGTGGACCTGCGCGACGACTGGCCCGCCGCGCTGCGCGCCGCCGGGTTCGACCCGGCCCAGCCGACGGCGTGGATCGCCGAGGGCCTGCTGATCTATCTGCCCCCGGACGCCCAGGACCGGCTGCTGGACCACATCACCGAGCTCAGCGTGCCGGGCAGCCGGCTGGCCACCGAGCACATGGACGCCAAGGCGCTCACCGGGGACTGGGCCAAGCAGATGTCGGCGCGGGCGCGCAGGCACGGCAGCGACGTCGACGTCAGCGAGCTGTTCTACAACGGCCCCCGCACCTCGGCTGCCGACCACCTGGCCGCGCAGGGCTGGCAGACCACGGTGCTGTCCAGCAACGACGCCTACCGGCTACAGGGCTTCGGGCCGCTGCCCGAGCACCTGGTGTCGATGATCGGCGACTCCGGCTACCTGACGGCGCGCCTGCCTCAGTAG
- a CDS encoding response regulator transcription factor — protein MGADPVRIVLVDDHEMVIEGLKAMLAAFTSRVVVVGQAVGADHVLQVVADLDPDIVLCDVRMQGSSGLDVCQQLRERDPDRRVVMLSVYDDEQYLFQALRVGASGYLLKSISSEELVRQLEFVHGGQTAIDPSMAARAADTAARMQRDEFWPGARRGLTQRESEILALVVNGLSNRAIATKLIIGDETVKTHLSSIYRKLNVGDRTGAVATALREGIYQ, from the coding sequence ATGGGTGCCGATCCGGTGCGAATCGTGCTGGTCGACGACCACGAAATGGTCATCGAGGGCCTCAAGGCGATGCTCGCCGCGTTCACCAGCCGGGTGGTGGTGGTCGGTCAGGCGGTCGGCGCGGACCACGTGCTGCAGGTCGTGGCGGACCTCGACCCCGACATCGTGCTGTGCGACGTGCGCATGCAGGGCTCCAGCGGGCTGGACGTATGCCAGCAGCTGCGCGAACGCGACCCCGACCGGCGGGTGGTGATGCTGTCGGTCTACGACGACGAGCAGTACCTGTTCCAGGCGTTGCGAGTGGGCGCGTCGGGTTACCTGCTCAAGAGCATCAGCAGCGAGGAACTGGTCCGCCAGCTGGAGTTCGTGCACGGCGGCCAGACCGCGATCGACCCGAGCATGGCGGCCAGGGCCGCCGACACCGCGGCCCGCATGCAGCGCGACGAGTTCTGGCCCGGGGCGCGCCGCGGGCTGACCCAGCGGGAGAGCGAGATTCTGGCGCTGGTGGTCAACGGCCTGTCCAACCGCGCCATCGCCACCAAGCTGATCATCGGCGACGAGACCGTCAAGACCCATCTGAGCTCGATCTACCGCAAGCTCAATGTCGGCGACCGGACGGGCGCGGTCGCCACTGCGCTGCGGGAAGGCATCTACCAGTGA
- the sppA gene encoding signal peptide peptidase SppA — protein MFSLLSGLPGFDDVRDLARKVDTARHQGVPDGCILELDLQAAPPESAGFDPMALINGAGKPLLLREAVAAIHRAADDPRVAGLIARVQIDAAPPGPVQELRDAIVAFTAKKPSLAWAETYPGTLSYYLASAFGEVWMQPSGTVGLVGFATSALFLRDALDKLGVEAQFIARGEYKSAANLFTQDRYTEAHREADTALVDGLRAQVWDAVSTSRGVDRAALDELADRAPLLRDDAVAAGLVDRIGFRDEVYGRIAEMSGAEGISPETGDADGEDAPPRLYLSRYARAKKPAVPGLKSHPKVAVVTVAGPIVSGRGGRQMSPMGSSSSGGDTIAAALRQAAADDDVAAIVLRVDSPGGSVTGSETIWREVVRTRERGKPVVASMGAVAASGGYYVSMAADAIVANPGTITGSIGVVTGKFVARELKDRLGVGSDTVRTNANADAWSINAPFTDEQQAHVEAEADLFYTDFVRRVADGRSMSIEDVESVARGRVWTGADALERGLVDELGGLRTAIRRAKKLAGIDEDTKVRVENLPGSSLRDVLRPKPSSQPAAASLEDAFGALAFRSVRGLVDQTQRSLSGVNVLWMGETRY, from the coding sequence ATGTTCTCTCTGCTGTCCGGATTGCCCGGGTTCGACGATGTCCGTGACCTCGCCCGCAAGGTCGACACCGCCCGTCACCAGGGCGTGCCCGACGGGTGCATCCTCGAGCTGGATCTGCAGGCCGCGCCGCCGGAGTCGGCCGGCTTCGACCCGATGGCATTGATAAACGGCGCCGGGAAGCCGCTGCTGCTGCGCGAGGCGGTCGCCGCGATCCACCGCGCCGCCGACGATCCGCGGGTTGCCGGGCTCATCGCACGCGTCCAGATCGACGCCGCGCCACCGGGACCCGTACAGGAGCTGCGCGACGCCATCGTCGCGTTCACCGCGAAGAAGCCGTCGCTGGCCTGGGCCGAGACCTACCCGGGCACGCTGTCCTACTACCTGGCCTCCGCGTTCGGCGAGGTGTGGATGCAACCGTCGGGCACGGTCGGGCTGGTCGGTTTCGCGACCAGCGCCCTGTTCCTGCGGGACGCCCTCGACAAGCTGGGCGTGGAGGCGCAGTTCATCGCACGCGGTGAATACAAGTCGGCGGCAAACCTTTTCACCCAGGACCGCTACACCGAGGCGCACCGAGAAGCCGACACCGCACTGGTCGACGGGCTGCGCGCGCAGGTGTGGGACGCGGTGAGCACCTCGCGCGGGGTGGACCGGGCCGCACTGGACGAACTGGCCGACCGGGCGCCGCTGCTGCGCGACGACGCCGTCGCAGCGGGCCTGGTGGACCGCATCGGTTTCCGGGACGAGGTCTACGGGCGCATCGCGGAAATGTCCGGGGCAGAGGGCATTTCCCCGGAAACCGGTGACGCCGACGGTGAGGACGCTCCGCCGCGGCTCTACCTGTCCCGCTACGCACGCGCGAAGAAGCCGGCCGTGCCGGGACTCAAGAGCCATCCGAAGGTCGCGGTCGTGACCGTCGCAGGCCCGATCGTCAGCGGCCGCGGTGGGCGGCAGATGTCACCGATGGGCAGCTCGAGCTCCGGTGGGGACACCATCGCCGCCGCGCTGCGCCAGGCCGCCGCCGACGACGACGTCGCCGCGATCGTGCTGCGCGTCGACAGCCCGGGAGGTTCGGTCACCGGTTCGGAGACCATCTGGCGCGAGGTCGTGCGGACCCGCGAGCGCGGTAAGCCGGTCGTCGCGTCGATGGGTGCGGTCGCCGCGTCCGGCGGCTACTACGTGTCGATGGCCGCCGACGCCATCGTCGCCAACCCGGGCACCATCACCGGTTCGATCGGGGTGGTCACGGGCAAGTTCGTCGCCCGGGAGCTCAAGGACCGTCTCGGGGTCGGGTCGGACACGGTGCGCACCAACGCCAACGCCGACGCCTGGTCGATCAACGCTCCGTTCACCGACGAGCAGCAGGCGCACGTCGAGGCCGAGGCCGACCTGTTCTACACCGACTTCGTCCGGCGGGTCGCCGACGGCCGCTCCATGAGCATCGAGGACGTCGAGAGTGTGGCGCGCGGCCGGGTGTGGACCGGCGCCGACGCACTGGAACGGGGCCTGGTCGACGAACTCGGCGGGTTGCGCACCGCGATCCGGCGGGCCAAGAAGCTCGCAGGCATCGACGAGGACACCAAGGTGCGGGTCGAGAACCTGCCGGGCTCGTCGCTGCGGGACGTGCTGCGGCCCAAGCCGTCCTCGCAGCCCGCGGCGGCCTCCCTGGAGGACGCCTTCGGCGCCCTGGCCTTCCGGTCGGTCCGCGGTCTGGTCGACCAGACGCAGCGGTCGCTGTCCGGCGTGAACGTGCTGTGGATGGGGGAGACGCGCTACTGA
- a CDS encoding zf-HC2 domain-containing protein — MIRDHYLTWDAAYVLGALADDERVEYEHHLVDCERCRSAVAELSDMPALLGMLDADDVDALYRARARRRRTRWLATVAVGVAAAVLAATLVLVLVIRPEPGQSVAQMQEMTKVADTPINASIAVSGYGWGTRIDMACSYGEWGSQDAPPQNLGMVVIGHDGSRNEIATWLGVSGATALPSATTPMEPAEIAAVQLVSSPDGKVLLERRL; from the coding sequence ATGATCCGGGACCATTACCTGACCTGGGATGCCGCGTATGTGCTCGGCGCGCTGGCCGACGACGAGCGCGTCGAGTACGAGCACCACCTGGTCGACTGTGAGCGATGCCGGTCGGCCGTGGCCGAACTGAGCGACATGCCCGCACTGCTGGGGATGCTCGACGCCGACGATGTCGACGCGCTGTACCGGGCCCGCGCCCGGCGGCGCCGCACCCGGTGGCTGGCGACCGTCGCGGTCGGGGTGGCCGCCGCGGTGCTGGCCGCGACGTTGGTGTTGGTGCTGGTGATCCGGCCCGAGCCGGGCCAGTCCGTCGCGCAGATGCAGGAGATGACCAAGGTCGCCGACACCCCGATCAACGCGAGCATCGCGGTGTCCGGGTACGGATGGGGCACCCGCATCGACATGGCCTGCTCGTACGGCGAATGGGGCAGTCAGGACGCGCCGCCGCAGAACCTCGGCATGGTGGTGATCGGCCACGACGGCAGCCGCAACGAGATCGCCACCTGGCTGGGGGTGTCCGGGGCCACCGCACTGCCCAGCGCCACCACGCCGATGGAGCCGGCTGAAATAGCTGCCGTCCAACTTGTTTCGTCGCCCGACGGGAAGGTGCTGCTGGAACGGCGGCTGTGA
- the map gene encoding type I methionyl aminopeptidase: MVSIPGLRSRKVVPQRTAGELDAMAAAGALVAAALRAVRAAAAPGVSTLELDAVAESVIRDGGGVPSFLGYHGFPASICASVNDRVVHGIPTDAEKLAAGDLVSIDCGAILEGWHGDSAFTFGVGQVIPADEALSDATRESMEAGIAAMVPGNRLTDVSHAIEQGTKAAEQRHGRKFGIVAGYGGHGIGREMHMDPFLPNEGAPGRGPHLAPGSVLAIEPMLTLGTRKTVVLDDGWTVVTADGSRAAHWEHTVAVTDDGPRILTA; the protein is encoded by the coding sequence ATGGTCTCGATTCCCGGCCTCCGCAGCCGCAAGGTGGTTCCGCAGCGCACCGCCGGTGAACTCGACGCGATGGCGGCCGCGGGCGCCCTGGTGGCCGCCGCGCTGCGCGCGGTACGTGCCGCTGCCGCACCCGGGGTGTCCACCCTGGAACTCGACGCCGTCGCCGAATCGGTGATCCGCGACGGCGGCGGTGTGCCGTCCTTCCTCGGGTACCACGGCTTCCCGGCGTCCATCTGCGCGTCGGTGAACGACCGCGTCGTGCACGGCATCCCGACCGACGCCGAGAAACTGGCCGCCGGCGACCTCGTGTCGATCGACTGCGGGGCCATCCTGGAGGGCTGGCACGGCGACTCGGCGTTCACGTTCGGCGTCGGCCAGGTCATCCCCGCCGACGAGGCGCTGTCGGACGCGACGCGGGAATCGATGGAGGCCGGCATCGCGGCGATGGTGCCGGGCAACCGGCTGACCGACGTCTCGCACGCCATCGAGCAGGGCACCAAGGCCGCCGAGCAGCGCCACGGCCGCAAGTTCGGCATCGTCGCCGGTTACGGCGGGCACGGCATCGGCCGGGAGATGCACATGGACCCGTTCCTGCCGAACGAGGGCGCCCCCGGCCGCGGGCCGCACCTCGCACCGGGTTCGGTGCTGGCCATCGAACCGATGCTCACCCTCGGGACACGTAAGACAGTCGTCCTCGACGACGGCTGGACCGTGGTCACCGCCGACGGCTCCCGCGCGGCACACTGGGAGCACACGGTCGCGGTCACGGACGACGGACCGAGAATCCTGACCGCCTGA
- a CDS encoding class I SAM-dependent methyltransferase, whose product MPRSENDSWDLASSVGATATMVAAARAVATRAEQPVINDPYAEPLVRAVGVDFFTKLASGELTPADLDTHDGGESPVGMSRFADGMAARTRFFDDFFTSAVAAGVRQGVILASGLDARAYRLSWPEDMTLFEIDQPEVLEFKTRTLADLGVRPAVSLTPVAVDLRDDWPAALTAAGFDPAAPTAWIAEGLLGYLPPDAQDRLLDTITELSPAGSRLAAEAVPAVQDLDDEELRERMSASTDRWREHGFDLDFSELVFTGERAEVDEYLRSRGWTVDAAPTNDLLVRYGMAPLNPDERFGDVRYVSATR is encoded by the coding sequence ATGCCACGTAGCGAAAACGACAGCTGGGACCTCGCCTCGAGCGTGGGCGCCACCGCCACCATGGTGGCCGCCGCACGCGCGGTGGCGACCCGCGCCGAGCAGCCCGTGATCAACGATCCGTACGCCGAGCCGCTGGTCCGCGCGGTCGGCGTCGACTTCTTCACCAAGCTGGCCTCCGGCGAGTTGACGCCCGCCGACCTGGACACCCACGACGGGGGCGAGTCGCCGGTCGGGATGAGCCGGTTCGCCGACGGGATGGCCGCACGCACCCGGTTCTTCGACGACTTCTTCACCTCCGCCGTCGCGGCCGGCGTCCGGCAGGGGGTCATTCTGGCCTCCGGCCTGGACGCCCGCGCCTACCGGCTGAGCTGGCCCGAGGACATGACGCTGTTCGAGATCGACCAGCCCGAGGTGCTCGAGTTCAAGACCAGGACGCTGGCCGACCTCGGAGTGCGACCGGCGGTCTCGCTGACCCCGGTGGCCGTCGACCTGCGCGACGACTGGCCCGCGGCGCTGACCGCCGCGGGGTTCGACCCGGCCGCGCCGACGGCGTGGATCGCCGAGGGCCTGCTCGGCTATCTGCCGCCGGACGCACAGGACCGGCTGCTGGACACCATCACCGAGCTCAGCCCGGCGGGCAGCCGGCTGGCCGCCGAGGCCGTCCCGGCCGTTCAGGACCTCGACGACGAGGAGTTGCGCGAGCGGATGTCGGCGTCGACCGACCGCTGGCGCGAACACGGCTTCGACCTCGATTTCAGCGAGCTGGTGTTCACCGGGGAGCGGGCGGAGGTCGACGAGTACCTGCGCAGCCGGGGCTGGACCGTGGACGCGGCCCCGACCAACGACCTGCTGGTCCGCTACGGGATGGCCCCGCTGAACCCTGACGAGCGCTTCGGCGACGTGCGCTACGTCAGCGCGACCCGATAG
- a CDS encoding MarR family transcriptional regulator produces MASERRDPIATARANWERSGWGDVADGMVAVTSVMRAHQILLARVETALRPYDLSFSRYELLRLLAFSRTGALPITKASDRLQVHVTSVTHAIRRLEADGLVERLPHPTDGRTTLVRITDLGRSTVEDATVTLNKDVFGDIGISPEQSRALADSIQTLRRSAGDF; encoded by the coding sequence GTGGCATCCGAACGGCGCGACCCGATCGCCACCGCACGCGCGAACTGGGAACGCTCCGGGTGGGGTGACGTCGCCGACGGCATGGTCGCGGTGACCTCGGTGATGCGGGCCCACCAGATCCTGCTGGCCCGGGTGGAGACCGCGTTGCGGCCCTACGACCTGAGCTTCTCGCGGTACGAACTGTTGCGCCTGCTGGCCTTCAGCCGCACCGGCGCGCTGCCGATCACGAAGGCCTCCGACCGGTTGCAGGTGCACGTCACCAGCGTCACGCACGCGATCCGCCGGCTGGAGGCCGACGGGCTCGTCGAACGGCTGCCGCACCCCACGGACGGCCGCACCACGCTGGTGCGGATCACCGACCTGGGCCGCTCCACGGTCGAGGACGCGACGGTCACGCTGAACAAGGACGTGTTCGGCGACATCGGGATCTCGCCCGAACAGTCACGTGCGCTGGCGGATTCGATTCAGACGCTGCGCCGCAGCGCGGGCGACTTCTGA
- a CDS encoding adenylate kinase: protein MRIVLLGPPGAGKGTQAVKLAEKLGIPHISTGDLFRYNISNGTELGLEAKKYLDAGDLVPATLTNALVDDRLDDEDAKQGFILDGFPRSVEQAKALDEMLKKRDLSLDAVIEFRVPEEELVSRLKGRGRADDTEDVIRNRFKVYRDETAPLLDYYASNLKTVEAVGELDEVFERALTALGR, encoded by the coding sequence GTGAGAATCGTGTTGTTGGGACCGCCGGGAGCGGGCAAGGGAACCCAGGCCGTGAAGCTCGCCGAGAAGCTCGGCATCCCGCACATCTCCACCGGGGACCTGTTCCGCTACAACATCAGCAACGGCACCGAGCTCGGCCTGGAGGCCAAGAAGTACCTCGACGCCGGTGACCTGGTGCCCGCCACCCTCACCAACGCCCTGGTCGACGACCGGCTCGACGACGAGGACGCCAAGCAGGGATTCATCCTCGACGGGTTCCCGCGCTCGGTGGAACAGGCCAAGGCCCTCGACGAGATGCTCAAGAAGCGCGACCTGTCGCTGGACGCCGTGATCGAGTTCCGGGTCCCGGAAGAGGAGCTGGTGTCCCGGCTCAAGGGCCGTGGCCGCGCCGACGACACCGAGGACGTCATCCGCAACCGCTTCAAGGTGTACCGCGACGAGACCGCCCCGCTGCTGGACTACTACGCCTCGAACCTCAAGACCGTCGAAGCGGTCGGTGAGCTCGACGAGGTGTTCGAGCGGGCGCTCACCGCGCTCGGTCGCTGA
- a CDS encoding HAD family hydrolase, with the protein MQATEQKAWRAGRFWWDWPTPTSIRKLRAVIFDLDALADLEVAGHRPAFNAAFAELGLDIEWSPARYRQLLVLPDERRRVSAELRKRGISSECDVLAELLVDEICAAKAMILDETVLDADLTARPGMAELIAEAYGAGIGVGLISTAGHTWVEPLVRQLVGDGVVTTVVTAGDAPRGTLYAAALGDLGVPAPDSLAFAGSRESQRAAVATGLATVLVDDDAPAGVPLCVADCQRVHDAWHESHLKPTAA; encoded by the coding sequence GTGCAAGCGACAGAGCAGAAGGCATGGCGGGCCGGCCGATTCTGGTGGGACTGGCCTACCCCGACGTCGATCAGGAAACTGCGCGCGGTGATCTTCGATCTGGACGCGCTCGCCGACCTGGAGGTCGCCGGTCACCGGCCGGCGTTCAACGCGGCGTTCGCCGAGCTCGGGTTGGACATCGAGTGGTCGCCGGCGCGTTACCGGCAACTGCTGGTGCTGCCCGACGAACGCCGGCGCGTCTCGGCCGAACTGCGCAAGCGGGGGATCAGCAGCGAGTGCGACGTGCTCGCCGAGCTTCTGGTCGACGAGATCTGTGCGGCCAAGGCCATGATCCTCGACGAGACGGTGCTCGACGCCGACCTCACCGCGCGGCCCGGGATGGCCGAGCTCATCGCCGAGGCGTACGGCGCGGGCATCGGGGTCGGGCTGATCAGCACCGCCGGCCACACCTGGGTGGAACCGCTGGTGCGCCAGCTCGTCGGGGACGGGGTCGTCACCACGGTCGTGACCGCGGGCGACGCGCCGCGGGGCACGCTCTACGCCGCCGCGCTGGGCGATCTCGGCGTGCCGGCACCGGACTCACTTGCGTTCGCGGGGTCGCGAGAGAGTCAGCGCGCCGCGGTCGCCACCGGGCTCGCGACGGTGCTGGTCGACGACGACGCCCCGGCGGGGGTTCCGCTGTGTGTGGCCGACTGTCAGCGCGTCCACGACGCGTGGCACGAGTCCCACCTGAAGCCGACCGCCGCCTGA
- the secY gene encoding preprotein translocase subunit SecY — MLSAFISSLRTVDLRRKILFTLGIVILYRVGAQIPSPGVDYPNVQQCIAQVSGGESGQIYSLINLFSGGALLQLSVFAVGIMPYITASIIVQLLGVVIPRFEQLRKEGQAGQTKLTQYTRYLAIALAILQATSIVALAANGGLLQGCSLDIIQGQSDGLNIGTLAVIVIVMTAGAALVMWMGELVTERGVGNGMSLIIFASIAASIPGEGKNILDSRGGMVFTLVCVAAVAIVVGVVFVEQGQRRIPVQYAKRMVGRKMYGGTSTYLPLKVNQAGVIPVIFASSLIYIPHLITQLITSASDAPSTGWWQTFVAEYLTDPSSPVYIAIYFGLIVFFTYFYVSITFNPEERADEMKKYGGFIPGIRPGKPTADYLRFVLSRITLPGSVYLGIIAVLPNLFLEIGNTGSVQNLPFGGTAVLIAVGVALDTVKQIESQLMQRNYEGFLK; from the coding sequence GTGCTCTCGGCTTTCATCTCATCACTGCGGACAGTCGATCTAAGGCGAAAGATCCTGTTCACGCTCGGCATCGTGATCCTCTACCGGGTCGGTGCCCAGATTCCGTCGCCAGGCGTCGACTACCCGAACGTGCAGCAGTGCATCGCGCAGGTCAGCGGCGGCGAGTCCGGGCAGATCTACTCCCTGATCAACCTGTTCTCCGGCGGCGCGCTGTTGCAACTGTCGGTGTTCGCGGTCGGCATCATGCCCTACATCACCGCGAGCATCATCGTGCAGCTGCTCGGCGTGGTCATCCCGCGCTTCGAGCAGCTCCGCAAGGAGGGCCAGGCGGGCCAGACCAAGCTCACCCAGTACACCCGCTACCTGGCCATCGCACTGGCGATCCTGCAGGCCACCAGCATCGTGGCCCTCGCCGCCAACGGCGGCCTGCTGCAGGGCTGCTCGCTGGACATCATCCAGGGCCAGAGCGACGGCCTGAACATCGGCACCCTGGCCGTCATCGTGATCGTGATGACCGCCGGCGCGGCGCTGGTCATGTGGATGGGCGAGCTGGTCACCGAGCGCGGCGTCGGCAACGGCATGTCGCTGATCATCTTCGCCAGCATCGCGGCGTCGATCCCCGGCGAGGGCAAGAACATCCTGGACAGCCGCGGCGGCATGGTGTTCACGCTGGTGTGTGTCGCGGCCGTGGCCATCGTGGTCGGCGTGGTCTTCGTGGAGCAGGGTCAGCGCCGCATCCCGGTGCAGTACGCCAAGCGCATGGTCGGCCGCAAGATGTACGGCGGCACGTCGACCTACCTGCCGCTGAAGGTCAACCAGGCCGGCGTCATCCCGGTGATCTTCGCGTCGTCGCTGATCTACATCCCGCACCTGATCACCCAGCTGATCACCAGCGCCAGCGACGCACCGAGCACCGGGTGGTGGCAGACCTTCGTCGCCGAGTACCTGACCGACCCGAGTAGCCCGGTCTACATCGCGATCTACTTCGGCCTGATCGTGTTCTTCACGTACTTCTACGTCTCGATCACGTTCAACCCCGAGGAACGCGCCGACGAGATGAAGAAGTACGGCGGCTTCATCCCGGGCATCCGCCCCGGTAAGCCCACCGCCGACTATCTGCGGTTCGTGCTGTCGCGCATCACGCTGCCGGGTTCGGTCTACCTCGGCATCATCGCCGTGCTGCCGAACCTGTTCCTGGAGATCGGCAACACCGGCTCGGTGCAGAACCTGCCGTTCGGCGGTACCGCGGTGCTGATCGCCGTGGGCGTCGCGTTGGACACCGTCAAGCAAATCGAAAGCCAGCTCATGCAGCGCAACTACGAAGGCTTTTTGAAGTGA
- a CDS encoding GAF domain-containing sensor histidine kinase, with protein sequence MTRPVLTADRELALLRELIQAASSGPGVEPLAAAAARMITAATDSDVCFVHVLDDTDRSLTLTGATPPFDSEVGKIRLPLGQGISGWVAGHREPVVIRRDKESDPRYLPFRSLRGRDFTSMVSVPMETDPGGLVGVLNVHTVAERDFGDRDVELLLVIGRLIAGAMHQARLHRQLVARERAHENFVEQVIEAQELERRRLAGDIHDGISQRLVTLSFRLDAAAQAAKSPDDHDALLEQLDRARELAGLTLEEARAAISGLRPPVLDDLGLPGGLASLARSIPQIPIDLEIGRELAGSRLPDHIELALYRIAQECLQNVVKHAGASSARLAFRVDDNQARLEIADDGVGFDTFEHPLGSDEMGGYGLLSMAERAEIVGGRLNIRSRPGSGTTVTATIPLNPVRHRSEDTGDA encoded by the coding sequence GTGACCCGCCCGGTGCTGACCGCCGACCGCGAATTGGCACTGCTGCGTGAGCTGATCCAGGCCGCCTCCAGCGGTCCCGGTGTCGAACCGTTGGCCGCCGCGGCGGCCCGGATGATCACCGCGGCCACTGATTCGGACGTGTGCTTCGTGCACGTGCTCGACGACACCGACCGTTCGCTGACGCTGACCGGCGCCACCCCGCCGTTCGACTCGGAGGTCGGCAAGATCAGACTGCCGCTGGGACAGGGCATCTCGGGCTGGGTGGCCGGTCACCGGGAACCGGTGGTGATCAGGAGGGACAAGGAGTCCGACCCGCGCTACCTGCCGTTCCGCTCGCTCCGCGGCCGCGATTTCACCTCGATGGTGTCGGTGCCGATGGAGACCGACCCCGGCGGGCTGGTCGGGGTGCTCAACGTACACACGGTGGCCGAGCGCGACTTCGGTGACCGCGACGTGGAACTCCTGCTGGTCATCGGCCGCCTGATCGCGGGCGCGATGCACCAGGCGCGCCTGCACCGACAGCTGGTCGCTCGCGAACGCGCGCACGAGAACTTCGTCGAGCAGGTGATCGAAGCGCAGGAGCTGGAGCGCCGCCGGCTGGCCGGCGACATCCACGACGGAATCTCCCAGCGGCTGGTCACGCTGTCGTTCCGGCTGGACGCGGCGGCCCAGGCCGCGAAGTCTCCGGACGACCACGACGCCCTCCTCGAGCAACTGGACCGGGCGCGGGAACTGGCGGGGCTGACGCTGGAGGAGGCCCGCGCCGCGATCAGCGGGCTGCGGCCCCCGGTGCTGGACGACCTGGGGCTGCCCGGCGGGCTGGCCAGCCTGGCCAGGTCGATCCCGCAGATCCCGATCGACCTGGAGATCGGCCGCGAACTCGCCGGCTCCCGGCTTCCCGACCACATCGAGCTGGCGCTCTACCGCATCGCCCAAGAATGCCTGCAGAACGTCGTCAAGCACGCGGGCGCATCCTCGGCGCGACTGGCCTTCCGCGTCGACGACAACCAGGCCCGGCTCGAAATCGCCGACGACGGAGTCGGTTTCGACACCTTCGAGCATCCGTTGGGCAGCGACGAGATGGGCGGCTACGGGCTGTTGTCGATGGCCGAACGCGCCGAGATCGTCGGCGGCCGGCTCAACATCCGCTCCCGGCCCGGATCCGGCACCACGGTGACCGCGACGATCCCGCTGAACCCGGTCCGGCACCGCTCCGAGGACACCGGCGACGCCTGA